Proteins from one Desulfonema limicola genomic window:
- a CDS encoding chemotaxis protein CheA, which produces MDFDKSMLIEFAAESLDHLGNIEEDILLLSGAKGDLISERIDNIFRSIHSIKGASGFLSLVKIEKISHVMENLLSALRSKNISLDKEVINTLLEGVDILIHMLNNVEISNETDISNICSRLNSLLEKSDTRDDPQVFKTDFEINGQGEAEIGFEINKIVLENISPEYNYLYILKYDLDELRRKDEVSPVSLVRELLNCGEILDARLWVEPTDLFKGLPQGPVNYFVLYASYLTHEVILTTQGLSHDRVIPIDRKKFLESQKEKEEEQFLPQMEKDDPGGFIKCSQHDIRIEIDKLDMLINLVGELVISESMVTNNKDLADLELENFEHASRNHRRIISELQDVAMSMRMIPLTQTFRKLTRLVHDLSSRLEKKCRLELSGEETELDKTVIEQITDPLIHIVRNCLDHGIECPEKRKRKSKPQTGTIKITARHQGGEVVICISDDGSGLDPEKILLTAREKNLISKHEKYLKEQDIFHLIFIPGFSTSARITDVSGRGVGLDVVKRNIEKLKGKVDIHSKPGQGTFFLLRIPLTMAIIEGMLVKVGSMSYTLPLLSIRESFRPSPKQITITMEGQEIVRIRDELIPVLRLHNFYNIIPEKTELTKGILIHAAFGTKNICLFVDEIIGHHQTVIKSMPNYVSSVRGVSGCTILSHGEVSLILDVGNIIELSENNS; this is translated from the coding sequence ATGGATTTTGATAAATCAATGTTAATAGAGTTTGCTGCTGAATCATTAGACCATCTGGGAAATATAGAGGAAGACATACTGCTTCTTTCCGGGGCAAAGGGGGATTTAATCTCTGAACGAATAGACAATATATTCCGCTCTATCCATTCAATTAAAGGTGCATCAGGATTTCTCAGCCTGGTAAAAATTGAAAAAATAAGCCATGTTATGGAAAACCTGCTCTCAGCATTAAGATCTAAAAACATAAGCCTGGATAAAGAAGTAATAAACACTCTTCTGGAAGGTGTGGATATATTAATTCATATGCTTAATAATGTTGAAATCAGTAATGAAACTGATATTTCAAATATATGCAGCCGGCTGAATTCCCTGCTTGAAAAATCTGACACCAGAGATGATCCCCAGGTATTTAAAACTGATTTTGAGATTAATGGACAGGGTGAAGCAGAAATAGGATTTGAGATTAATAAGATTGTACTGGAAAATATTTCTCCTGAATATAATTACCTGTATATACTCAAGTATGATCTGGATGAACTGCGCAGAAAAGATGAAGTCAGCCCGGTCAGCCTGGTGAGAGAGCTGTTAAACTGCGGTGAGATTTTAGATGCCCGTTTATGGGTTGAACCAACAGATCTTTTCAAGGGTCTTCCCCAGGGGCCTGTGAATTATTTTGTGCTTTATGCTTCTTACTTAACCCATGAGGTTATTTTAACAACCCAGGGACTTTCCCATGATAGAGTCATCCCCATAGACCGCAAAAAATTCCTCGAAAGTCAAAAGGAAAAAGAGGAGGAACAATTTCTGCCCCAGATGGAAAAAGATGATCCCGGCGGTTTTATAAAATGCAGTCAGCATGATATCAGGATAGAGATTGATAAACTGGATATGTTAATCAACCTGGTGGGTGAACTGGTCATATCTGAATCTATGGTAACCAATAATAAGGATCTGGCTGATCTTGAACTGGAGAATTTTGAACATGCATCCAGAAATCACCGCAGGATTATTTCCGAGCTTCAGGATGTAGCCATGTCTATGCGGATGATTCCCCTGACACAGACCTTTAGAAAATTGACCCGCCTGGTTCATGATTTATCCAGCCGTCTGGAAAAAAAATGCAGGCTGGAGCTGTCTGGCGAAGAAACCGAACTTGACAAAACTGTTATAGAGCAGATTACAGACCCCTTGATTCATATTGTACGAAACTGCCTGGATCATGGAATTGAATGTCCTGAAAAAAGAAAAAGAAAATCAAAGCCCCAAACTGGAACAATTAAGATAACAGCCAGGCACCAGGGGGGTGAAGTAGTAATCTGTATTTCAGATGATGGATCCGGCCTTGATCCAGAAAAAATTCTTTTAACAGCCAGGGAAAAAAATCTGATTTCTAAACATGAAAAATATCTTAAAGAACAAGATATTTTTCATTTGATTTTTATACCCGGCTTTTCAACATCTGCCAGAATCACCGATGTTTCAGGAAGAGGAGTCGGACTTGATGTTGTGAAAAGAAATATTGAAAAACTCAAAGGAAAGGTTGACATTCATTCAAAACCAGGCCAGGGAACATTTTTTCTGCTCAGAATTCCCCTTACTATGGCTATTATTGAGGGTATGCTGGTAAAAGTCGGTTCTATGAGCTACACGCTCCCCCTGCTTTCCATTCGCGAATCTTTCAGACCCAGTCCAAAACAGATTACCATAACAATGGAGGGCCAGGAGATTGTCAGGATAAGAGATGAACTGATTCCAGTCCTCCGGCTTCATAATTTTTATAATATCATTCCTGAAAAAACTGAATTAACAAAGGGAATCCTGATTCATGCAGCTTTTGGGACAAAAAATATCTGCTTGTTTGTTGATGAGATTATCGGTCATCATCAGACTGTTATTAAATCCATGCCAAATTATGTTTCATCTGTGCGCGGGGTCTCAGGCTGCACCATATTGAGCCACGGCGAGGTCAGCTTGATCCTGGACGTGGGAAATATTATTGAATTATCTGAAAATAATTCATGA
- a CDS encoding SpoIIE family protein phosphatase, translated as MSYPHILIAEDDEPLLTSLSFILEDEQYYISKALDGKTALDIISSFQYSSNPVKLLITDIQMPDLNGLELICKIRKIKKNLPVIVITGYGDKETLKALIKVGCDEFLDKPFKPDDIRKLVKKVFENQADDNKSDSDNLIWELKSYQKSLNELKKELDNAAVTYKDLIHIPETRFNVVTAWRSLPFRKIGGDFFYICNTSSGCDILVADVAGHDMAASYHTILLKSFFDENCRTGKNGAVFFQILNHAVIENSRNIRLISAVFLRINLNTMKAETVSAGHPDLIKIEKNISKTGIIKSDAGIIKSDGCILGLDKNALFEITEFDIKPEDRLFLFTDGIINAKFTDGPSGNQFSLSESGLLKLIENHCSQELEQTIDLIWNDILKFCRYKPNDDMLLLGIEIP; from the coding sequence ATGTCATATCCTCATATACTTATTGCTGAAGATGATGAACCTTTGCTGACATCACTTAGTTTTATTCTTGAAGATGAACAATATTATATATCCAAAGCTCTGGACGGGAAAACAGCTCTGGATATTATCTCCAGTTTTCAATATTCATCCAATCCTGTCAAACTTCTTATAACAGATATACAAATGCCGGATTTAAACGGTCTGGAACTTATCTGCAAGATCAGGAAGATTAAAAAAAATCTGCCGGTTATAGTGATTACAGGCTATGGCGATAAGGAAACCTTGAAAGCTTTAATCAAGGTTGGATGTGATGAGTTTCTGGATAAACCATTTAAACCAGATGATATCCGGAAACTGGTAAAAAAGGTTTTTGAAAATCAGGCTGATGACAATAAATCAGATTCAGATAATCTAATCTGGGAACTTAAATCATACCAGAAAAGCCTTAATGAACTGAAAAAAGAACTGGATAATGCAGCAGTTACATACAAGGATTTAATCCATATTCCTGAAACCAGGTTTAATGTTGTAACAGCCTGGCGCAGCCTGCCTTTTCGTAAAATAGGAGGTGATTTTTTTTATATATGCAACACCAGTTCAGGCTGCGATATTCTTGTTGCAGATGTAGCTGGTCATGACATGGCTGCATCCTATCATACAATTTTACTTAAATCCTTTTTTGATGAAAACTGCAGAACTGGAAAAAATGGTGCAGTTTTTTTTCAGATACTTAACCATGCTGTAATTGAAAACAGCCGTAACATCAGGCTTATAAGCGCTGTCTTTCTAAGAATCAATCTTAACACAATGAAGGCTGAAACAGTTTCAGCAGGTCATCCTGATTTGATAAAAATAGAAAAAAATATCAGCAAAACCGGTATAATTAAATCAGATGCCGGTATAATTAAATCAGATGGATGTATTTTAGGACTTGACAAAAATGCTTTATTTGAAATTACAGAGTTTGATATTAAACCAGAAGACCGTTTGTTTTTGTTTACAGATGGAATAATAAATGCAAAATTTACAGACGGGCCTAGTGGAAATCAATTTTCTTTATCTGAATCAGGGCTGTTAAAACTGATTGAAAATCATTGCAGCCAGGAACTTGAACAAACAATTGATTTAATATGGAATGATATTCTTAAATTTTGCAGGTATAAACCAAATGACGATATGCTGCTTTTAGGTATTGAAATCCCATAA
- a CDS encoding ATP-binding protein, producing the protein MFNIFQDQGFIQFKINSDISFVNKIAGHVREFLKQYKVSDDAGIILVLRELLNNAIEHGNKQVNELKVFASIEHLGDMRFKIRVEDDGTGFDYKNADLMLPDDTSQIRKRGLSLVNSFSDQLDFNDSGNCITAYVSIYSETEYNVNSIKMENGIQSIIIKPSGDIIAENSEKFRKVLLNLFKDGCFKYQFDLSMVKDIDSVGLSIFVIFANMVREKFSNTDMEIINAGRDIKNLFRVTHLDEVYKVL; encoded by the coding sequence ATGTTTAATATTTTTCAAGATCAAGGATTTATACAGTTTAAAATCAATTCTGATATTTCTTTTGTAAATAAAATAGCTGGTCATGTAAGGGAATTTTTAAAACAATACAAGGTTTCTGATGATGCAGGCATAATATTAGTATTAAGAGAGCTTCTTAATAATGCCATAGAACATGGCAATAAACAAGTAAATGAACTCAAGGTATTTGCAAGTATAGAACATCTTGGAGATATGAGGTTTAAAATCAGGGTGGAAGATGACGGCACTGGATTTGACTATAAAAATGCTGATTTGATGCTGCCGGATGATACCAGCCAGATCCGCAAAAGAGGGTTGAGTCTTGTTAATTCTTTTTCTGACCAGCTTGATTTTAATGATTCTGGAAACTGCATAACTGCATATGTTTCCATTTATTCTGAAACTGAATATAATGTAAATTCCATTAAAATGGAAAATGGAATACAATCTATAATTATCAAACCTTCAGGAGATATTATTGCGGAAAATTCAGAAAAATTCAGAAAGGTTTTATTAAACCTGTTTAAAGACGGCTGTTTTAAATACCAGTTTGATTTGTCTATGGTAAAAGATATTGATTCTGTGGGTTTAAGTATTTTTGTAATATTTGCAAATATGGTCAGGGAAAAGTTTTCAAATACAGATATGGAAATAATCAATGCCGGCAGGGATATTAAAAATCTATTCAGGGTTACACATCTGGATGAAGTTTATAAAGTTTTATAA
- a CDS encoding ABC transporter substrate-binding protein: MFRIIIIMLIIFAEIQAAGSEKAVLYEPAVLRHDDAFSRTASPLAQGSHLKVFIPSLPYIYISHAINGALFRPANNQKGWQFDMAEDYRQINDMVYEFKLRKGVRFQDGTPFNADMVILNMEYFIQAPFLWSKTHLVFDGAEKIDDYSVRFYLKEKYGQFINDLIWLQFYTPAYLEKFGWNGKSTCPNLAEPGNYGLGPYILEQGYIEGNRQTKKAVLKANPDYWNKDYPKIQTITIYTELDTEEALKKILYQEGELDIMPIPFSRKVETILSPYAKVITAPSTNNWAVHFNLRNGNKRLLEKSVRIALNQAIDQENLLNFVYDTEGIAKPTLASPLFPGVKNAVKTIRPRSELGNPGLPEEQEQLRTVLNGLCLKVLTQERFMFLWKGIEYQLGRAGVSLEFEITKSEKDIFAQLLTTNAGKNTKNWDMLIWANDDWYYNHPWSAFLVYRTHDSWSTIFPDPVLDNYIDRMFITRTGTPEFETSVETIIKHVHDNAYMLYVPAPNQVMAVNKEVVFNPYKMACMPLWEIELTKDHYSVRQGNYPEKLKNPVQIVRFKADQNSVIVKHNN, translated from the coding sequence ATGTTTAGAATTATTATCATCATGCTGATAATTTTTGCTGAAATCCAGGCTGCCGGATCAGAAAAAGCTGTGTTGTACGAACCTGCTGTATTAAGACATGATGATGCATTTTCACGCACAGCAAGCCCGCTGGCACAAGGGTCTCATCTAAAAGTATTTATTCCCTCCCTTCCCTATATTTATATCTCCCATGCAATAAACGGAGCCTTATTCAGGCCTGCCAATAATCAAAAAGGCTGGCAGTTTGATATGGCTGAAGATTACAGGCAGATCAATGATATGGTTTATGAATTCAAGCTGCGGAAAGGAGTGAGATTTCAGGATGGGACCCCTTTTAATGCAGATATGGTTATATTGAATATGGAATATTTTATACAAGCTCCTTTTTTATGGTCAAAAACCCATCTGGTGTTTGATGGTGCGGAAAAGATTGATGATTACAGCGTCAGGTTTTACCTGAAAGAAAAATACGGTCAATTTATCAATGATTTGATCTGGCTTCAGTTTTACACCCCTGCATATCTGGAAAAATTTGGATGGAATGGTAAATCCACCTGCCCCAACCTGGCTGAACCAGGTAATTACGGCCTGGGTCCTTATATTCTTGAACAAGGATATATTGAAGGAAACCGGCAGACAAAAAAAGCAGTTTTAAAAGCCAATCCTGACTACTGGAACAAGGATTATCCAAAAATACAAACCATAACTATATATACAGAACTGGATACAGAAGAAGCTCTAAAAAAGATATTATATCAAGAAGGCGAACTGGACATTATGCCCATTCCATTTTCAAGAAAAGTGGAAACCATCCTCTCCCCTTATGCAAAAGTTATTACAGCACCTTCAACAAATAACTGGGCTGTTCATTTTAACCTACGTAACGGCAATAAAAGACTTCTGGAAAAATCTGTCCGCATTGCCTTGAACCAGGCCATTGATCAGGAAAATCTCCTGAACTTTGTTTATGACACCGAAGGAATTGCAAAGCCAACCCTGGCTTCCCCTTTATTTCCAGGTGTAAAAAATGCAGTAAAAACCATCCGTCCCAGATCTGAGCTGGGTAATCCAGGTCTGCCGGAAGAACAGGAACAACTTAGAACAGTTTTAAATGGCCTCTGTCTCAAGGTCTTAACCCAGGAAAGATTCATGTTTCTCTGGAAAGGAATAGAATACCAGTTAGGCAGGGCAGGGGTAAGTCTTGAGTTTGAAATAACAAAAAGTGAAAAAGATATTTTTGCCCAGCTCCTTACTACCAATGCCGGAAAAAACACAAAAAACTGGGACATGCTCATATGGGCAAATGATGACTGGTATTATAACCATCCCTGGTCAGCTTTTCTTGTTTACCGTACCCATGATTCCTGGAGTACTATTTTTCCTGACCCTGTACTTGATAATTATATTGACCGCATGTTTATAACAAGAACAGGTACGCCTGAATTTGAAACCAGTGTAGAAACCATAATAAAACATGTACATGACAACGCATATATGCTTTATGTTCCAGCCCCCAATCAAGTCATGGCAGTTAATAAAGAGGTTGTTTTCAATCCCTATAAAATGGCCTGTATGCCTCTTTGGGAGATTGAACTGACAAAAGATCATTATTCTGTAAGGCAGGGAAATTATCCTGAAAAACTTAAAAATCCGGTTCAGATTGTACGCTTTAAAGCAGATCAAAACAGCGTAATTGTAAAACACAATAATTAA
- a CDS encoding methyl-accepting chemotaxis protein, which translates to MRINTMKMKIAFWAGLCLIITAITIISYSSFIMKKNAESARQQAIASARQYAAAVARQEANYIKAVLEVALDTARALAHALSSVVEKENNVRFDRHDVNAMLKTVLEKNPDFVGIGNGWEPNAFDGRDSDFIHLPGHDKTGRFIPYWSRDINGNILAAPLIDYEKEGAGDYYLIPRKTKKECIIEPYIYDVQGVPTLMTTLAVPILNKGKFYGMTGIDFRLDKLQEIADNTQYLYDNTGKMFIISHRGMIAAASGSPDSAGKSLQTIEDDYHQDMAVIQNGKQDIRIQDDLLKIVMPVHIGYTDTPWAVKINIPEYKITQAADIQMHNTNQDRWIMAFISLCCTFTALFLLIFISGRLTSPLGAEPDVLSNLAQKIAKGDLNIEFVRHKQNKIQGVYASMEQMSAGLMKKAKIAEAIANGDLRRSNYSDSDKDILGKALEKMTLNLRTVISRIYEASSHMAEGSEQLSQAAESLSQGASEQAASFEQTTSSMVEIGSQTRFNADNAGHAKKLAAQAREYAENGIQEMQEMIDAMDEINKSSKSIAKIIKNIDEIAFQTNLLSLNAAVEAARAGRHGKGFAVVAGEVRSLAAQSAKAAKETEELIEGTINRIKKGNQIAGQTAQVLKKITESAINTSELIAEIAAATNEQANGIAQINQGLDQTEQVTQQNTASAEELASSAVLFANQAENLQKLILQFKIDEK; encoded by the coding sequence ATGAGAATAAATACCATGAAGATGAAAATTGCCTTTTGGGCAGGTTTATGCCTGATAATAACAGCAATAACAATAATATCCTATTCATCCTTTATCATGAAAAAAAATGCTGAATCTGCCAGACAACAGGCAATAGCTTCTGCCCGCCAGTATGCAGCAGCAGTTGCCAGACAGGAAGCTAATTATATTAAAGCTGTTCTTGAAGTTGCACTTGATACAGCCCGAGCCTTAGCCCATGCCCTGTCATCAGTTGTGGAAAAAGAAAATAATGTCCGGTTTGACAGACACGATGTAAATGCAATGCTGAAAACAGTTTTGGAAAAAAATCCTGATTTTGTGGGTATCGGCAACGGCTGGGAACCCAATGCTTTTGACGGCCGTGATTCAGATTTTATTCATTTGCCTGGACATGATAAAACAGGCCGTTTTATTCCTTACTGGAGCCGGGATATAAACGGAAATATCCTTGCTGCACCCCTGATTGATTATGAAAAAGAAGGTGCCGGGGATTATTATCTTATTCCCAGGAAAACAAAAAAGGAATGTATTATAGAACCCTATATTTACGATGTCCAGGGAGTTCCTACGCTTATGACTACCCTTGCTGTCCCAATTCTCAATAAAGGTAAATTTTACGGAATGACAGGCATAGATTTCAGGCTGGATAAACTCCAGGAAATCGCAGACAATACCCAGTACCTTTATGACAACACAGGGAAAATGTTTATTATCAGCCACAGGGGCATGATTGCTGCTGCTTCTGGCAGCCCTGATTCAGCAGGAAAAAGCCTGCAAACCATTGAAGACGATTATCATCAGGATATGGCTGTTATTCAAAATGGAAAACAAGATATTCGCATTCAGGATGATTTATTGAAAATTGTCATGCCTGTTCACATCGGCTATACAGACACACCCTGGGCTGTTAAAATTAATATACCTGAATATAAAATTACCCAGGCTGCAGATATTCAAATGCATAATACAAACCAGGACAGATGGATAATGGCTTTTATCAGTCTTTGCTGTACATTTACTGCTCTTTTTTTACTAATCTTTATCTCAGGCCGGTTAACCAGTCCTTTGGGAGCTGAACCTGATGTTCTTTCAAATCTGGCACAAAAAATTGCAAAAGGGGATTTAAATATTGAGTTTGTCAGGCATAAACAAAATAAAATTCAAGGGGTTTATGCCAGTATGGAGCAGATGTCTGCCGGGCTGATGAAAAAAGCAAAGATTGCCGAAGCTATTGCAAACGGTGATCTCAGAAGATCAAATTACAGTGATTCCGACAAGGATATTCTTGGAAAAGCCCTTGAAAAAATGACACTTAACCTGAGAACTGTTATCAGCAGAATTTATGAAGCTTCCAGTCATATGGCAGAGGGTTCTGAACAACTCAGCCAGGCTGCTGAATCCCTGTCTCAGGGTGCATCAGAACAGGCAGCATCTTTTGAACAAACAACAAGTTCAATGGTTGAGATCGGTTCCCAGACCCGTTTCAATGCTGATAATGCCGGCCATGCAAAAAAGCTTGCAGCACAGGCAAGGGAATATGCTGAAAACGGGATACAGGAAATGCAGGAAATGATTGATGCAATGGATGAAATTAATAAATCCAGCAAATCCATTGCAAAGATTATAAAAAATATTGACGAGATAGCATTTCAAACCAACCTGCTTTCCCTGAATGCTGCTGTAGAAGCAGCCCGTGCAGGCCGTCATGGAAAAGGTTTTGCAGTTGTGGCCGGAGAAGTGCGCAGCCTTGCAGCCCAAAGCGCAAAAGCTGCCAAAGAAACAGAAGAACTTATTGAAGGAACCATCAACAGGATTAAAAAAGGAAACCAGATTGCAGGCCAGACTGCCCAGGTACTTAAAAAAATAACAGAATCTGCAATAAATACATCAGAACTTATTGCAGAAATTGCAGCAGCAACAAATGAACAGGCCAATGGAATTGCACAGATAAACCAGGGACTGGATCAAACCGAGCAGGTTACACAGCAAAATACAGCCAGTGCAGAAGAGCTTGCCTCATCTGCAGTATTATTTGCAAATCAGGCTGAAAACCTGCAAAAGCTGATATTACAATTTAAGATAGATGAGAAATAA
- a CDS encoding chemotaxis protein CheW has protein sequence MNIQGIKEKDFFDDDIYDEEDDDTMKDKYLTFYLGNEVYGIDIYHVIEIVGIQKITEIPDMPDYVKGVINLRGQVIPVMDVRIRFNMPPLQYNDRTCVIVTCMENEHIGLVVDIVEEVVSIPEHDISAPPKVGQKKSKEYIKGMGKTGSDVKIILDVNKLLFEEQIHELTRHLEKQ, from the coding sequence ATGAATATACAGGGCATAAAAGAAAAAGATTTTTTTGATGATGATATTTATGATGAAGAAGATGATGATACAATGAAGGATAAATACCTGACCTTTTATCTGGGAAACGAGGTCTATGGTATTGATATTTATCATGTAATAGAAATAGTGGGCATTCAAAAGATTACTGAAATACCTGATATGCCTGATTATGTAAAAGGCGTAATTAACCTTCGAGGCCAGGTAATTCCAGTTATGGATGTCAGGATACGATTTAATATGCCCCCGCTTCAATACAATGACCGCACCTGTGTTATTGTAACCTGTATGGAAAATGAACATATAGGACTTGTTGTGGATATTGTAGAAGAGGTGGTTTCCATCCCCGAGCATGATATATCTGCTCCCCCTAAAGTCGGGCAGAAAAAATCAAAGGAGTATATCAAAGGCATGGGCAAAACAGGCAGTGATGTTAAAATCATACTGGATGTGAATAAACTTCTTTTTGAAGAACAGATTCATGAATTAACCAGACACCTTGAAAAACAATAA
- a CDS encoding methyl-accepting chemotaxis protein has product MVKNLENKVMAAELIASGDLTVKVNHDSKKDILGRSFEKMTANLRTLITSVKITAVKMAEGSEQLSQATESLSQGASEQAASFEQITSSMVEIGSQTRSNADNAGHAKQLAAQARGYAENGMQEMQEMIDAMEEINKSSKSIAKIIKNIDEIAFQTNLLSLNAAVEAARAGRHGKGFAVVAGEVRNLAARSAKAAKETEELIEGTVNRIKKGNQIAGQTAHALKKITESAINASELIAEIAAATDEQANGIAQINQGLDQTEQVTQQNTASAEELASSAVSFSNQAETLQKLLSQFKL; this is encoded by the coding sequence ATGGTTAAAAACCTGGAAAATAAAGTCATGGCAGCAGAGCTTATTGCATCAGGTGATTTAACTGTTAAGGTCAATCATGATTCCAAAAAAGACATCCTGGGCCGTTCTTTTGAAAAAATGACAGCAAATCTAAGAACTTTAATAACCAGTGTCAAAATAACTGCTGTTAAGATGGCAGAGGGTTCTGAACAACTCAGCCAGGCTACTGAATCCCTGTCTCAGGGTGCCTCAGAACAGGCAGCATCTTTTGAGCAGATAACAAGCTCAATGGTTGAGATTGGCTCCCAGACCCGTTCCAATGCTGATAATGCCGGCCATGCAAAACAGCTTGCAGCACAGGCACGGGGATATGCTGAAAATGGAATGCAGGAAATGCAGGAAATGATTGATGCAATGGAGGAAATCAATAAATCCAGCAAGTCCATTGCAAAGATTATAAAAAATATTGACGAGATAGCATTTCAGACCAACCTGCTTTCCCTGAATGCTGCTGTGGAAGCAGCCCGGGCAGGCCGTCATGGAAAAGGTTTTGCAGTAGTGGCCGGAGAAGTGCGTAACCTTGCAGCCCGAAGCGCAAAAGCTGCCAAAGAAACAGAAGAACTTATTGAAGGAACTGTCAACAGGATTAAAAAAGGAAACCAGATTGCAGGCCAGACTGCTCATGCCCTTAAAAAGATAACAGAATCTGCAATAAATGCATCAGAACTTATTGCTGAAATTGCAGCAGCAACAGATGAACAGGCCAATGGAATTGCACAGATAAACCAGGGACTGGATCAAACCGAGCAGGTTACACAGCAAAATACAGCCAGTGCAGAAGAGCTTGCCTCATCTGCAGTATCATTTTCAAATCAGGCTGAGACCCTGCAAAAACTTCTGTCCCAGTTTAAATTATAA